Within the Leptogranulimonas caecicola genome, the region CTAAACCCCTCAGGCCAATCTGAACCATCGAGGCAACCCAGGGCAGCTCCGAGGCTCGACGCATAGGTGAGCTATGGCTTTCTTTAAGCCCTCCATAGCTGTCTGTCCAGTCCAGGTGGGCATCGATCTGCACCACACAAAGATCCTCGCCAGGCCCTAGGGCTCGCAGAATAGGGATGGGTGTCGCATGATCGCCGCCGATCACCATGGGTATGGCGCCAACATCCACAATGCGGCCCACTGCTTCCTGCAGGTTCGCGAAGCTCTGCCCGCTTTCGCAGGGGCTCACGTCCACATCGCCGCAGTCCACGATCACTTGCCCCTTGTCCAGGAAAGTGGCGTCAAGCACCGGATCGTAAAGCCCGCATAATCCGTCTGCATAGACCGTCGAGGCCTCGCGCACCGCCCGAGGCCCCATGCGCGCCCCGCTCCGCGCGCTGGTTCCCAGATCGTAGGGGAATCCCAAAATGGCTACATCGGGCTTCAGTTTTGATAGCTCATCCAACGCGGGGCAAATGCGCGCTTTCATAAACGATGCGATGCCTGTGAATGGAAGGTCAAATCGTTTTTCCGGATTTGCCGAGAAACTCTCCCCACAATAACGCTCGTCCATAGCTTCTAGGACCCGCCTTTCCACCCGTTGGGAAGGGGAGTGAAGCCTGCGACGGGTGGCACAGCGTCACTCGCCCATCGTTGGCCTGACGGAGCGAAGGCTGCGCTCAGTTGCGCGTTCATCATTTTAAGCCAGAGGGCCATCTTTTTAAAAGATATCCTCGTCGCGGTGGCGGCCTTTGCCCCTCACCTCATCGAGCTCAATGGACCACACGGCAGTGACGTCCAGCTGATTGTTGATAATAGATCCCACTTCTTTCTTCAACTTGGGCCAATACTTTCGAGCCAATCTTGCCAGGGCTTGCTTGAAGCGAATGGGGTTGTCCACGTTATAGATGCGGCCAGCAGCCACTACCGAGGCAAAGCGGGTGGCGCCGTAGCCAGGCCTCTGAATGGGCGCATCTTCGCCCACCACCGTCAGGCACACACGATTGTCGCGGATCACGTTCTCATAAAAATGGCCGTGGGCTGTGCCGGTGTGCACATAGAGTTTTCCGTCCATCATCACATAGGAGATGGGGATCACGTAGGGGGCGCCGTCTGCATCCACTGTGGCAAGGGAGGCAAATCTCCCAGTCTCTAAGATCTCAAGGGTATCTTCGCGGGAAAGTTCACGGTCGCTGCGCTGCATGGGACGCGGTTTTCTCATGGATGGCCTCCGTTTGCAAATTGGCAAGCCGAACTCAAGTGCCTTCGGCCACTACGTGTGCTGTTTCAAGACCGCCTCTTCAATCGTCTCCCGGCTTTGCCGCGCACTTCGTCAAACTCGACTACCCAGATATCGGTGGCGTCCAGTTCGCGCTCGATGGCGCCGCCAATCTCTTTTTTGAACTGCGGGCAATACTTCATGCAGAGTTTCGCGAGCACTTGTTTGACGGTTACTCGATCTTCTATCCGCGAGATGCGGCCGGTGGCGATGGCGGAGGCGAAGCGGGTGGTGAAGAAGGTGTCCTCGTAGATGGGTTCCAGCTCTGAGGCCACAGAGACGCATACGCGGCTGTCATGGGTGAAGTCATCGATCTTGTGGCCGGGGCGCTTGCCGGTGTGAATGTAGAGCTTCTCGTCCATCATCACGTAGGAAACCGGGACGCCGTAGGGGGTGCCGTCGGGGTCTACGGTGGAGATGGTGGCAAACTCGCCCTCTTCCAAAATCTCAAAGGCCTCTTGGCGGGAGAGTTCGCGATGTTTCATTTGCATGGGGTAGGGCTGAGTCATGGCTGCCTCCTGGCGGGCGTGAAGTCAAAAACGCGATAGACCCCTAGCTTAAAGGAAAATGAACCGTAAAGAGCGAGCCTTCATTGAGGTGGGAGTCCACGGTGATGGTAGCGCCATGGGCGTCGGCGGCATGCTTGGCAATGGCGAGGCCTAGGCCTGTGCCGCCACTTTCTTTGGAATGGCTTTTGTCCACGCGGTAGAAGCGCTCAAAGATCTTGTCCAAGTCTTCAGGGGCGATGCCGCAGCCGTCGTCTTTCACCCGTATATAGGCTTCGGGAGCAGGGGAGCCAGAGGCATCCACAAGATTCTTGCCAACCAGCACCGTAACGTGTCCTCCGTGGCGGCCATAGCGGATGGCATTGGAAATGAGATTGGAGACCAGCTGGTCTAATAGCGAAGCATTGCCTGCAATGGTCACAGGTGCCCCTAGCACTCTTAGTTGCACTTCTTTGTCTTCTGCCAAGGGGAGCAAACGACGGGCTGCAGCCGTGGCGAGCTCCAGCAACTCCACTTCTTGGGTTTCCAGATCGAGCTGAACCGGGTCGTCTAGGCGCGACAACACCAGCACATCGTCGATAAGGGCGCTCATGCGACGCGACTCATCGAACATGATGGAGGCGAACTTCTCGGTATCGGAGGAGGGCGCCAGGCCGCTTTTGAGCAGCTCCGCATAGCCGGAGATCACCTGCAGGGGAGTCTTCATCTCATGGGAGACGTTGGCAGAAAACTCGCGGCGCAGGTTCTCGGCGCGGGTGAGCTCCTGGTTTTGGGAGATGAGCTGGCGTTGCTGGGAGTCGATGCGCTCGAGCAGCGGCTCGATCTCTTGATAGGTGGCATGAGCCAGGGGGTACGCCACGTCGATCTGGTTCAAGGGCGCCAAAATGCATCGGGCCAACAGGCGAGAGAGGCCCAGAGACAAAAGGCCCAGTATCCCTACGGTCATCGCCAAAGGAAAGGCGATGGACTGCACGATGGCAAAGTAGGATGGGCGAATCTCAGATGCTCGGAGCACGCAGGAGTTGGCCATGCGAGCCGCGGCGTAGATGGAGTCTTGATCGAGCGTCTCCGAATGGCGCACCACCGAGCTGGCGCCCGTCGCCTGGGCTTCCACAAACTCCGGGCGATTGGCGTGGCTCTCTGTCACCTCGCCGTGGCTGTCATAGAGCACCTGGCCGCCCTCGCCGATGAGGGTATAGCGTATGTTCTCGCCAAACTGCAGCTTAAGGGCGTCGACGTCTTGCTCTACCGGATCATCTCCCATAGTTTGCACCGCCTGCCAGACCACAGACTGCAGTCGGGTGGCCGCCGCCTGCTCTTGGGAAAAGTGAAAGAATGCCGAGAAGAGAGCAGCAAAGCATCCTATGACTGTCAGCGAGCTGGCAAACAGTGCGACAAAAAGGCTGCGGGATAGCTTATGAGACCCCTTTGGTCTCACTCTCATAGAGGCTTTTGCCAACTTAGGCCTCCAGCGCATAACCTATGCCGCGCACAGTTTTGATGAGCGAGTCGCAACCGGGGGCAACCTGCGCGAGCTTTTGGCGCAGAGTCTGGATGTGGACGTCTATGGTGCGGGTGTTCTCGGTATAGGCCCAACCCCACACATGCTCTAAGAGCTGCGAACGGGAAAGCACGCGGCCGGGATGTTCCATAAGCTCTTGGAGCAGCGAGAACTCTTTAAGGGTGAGCGTCACTTCTGCCCCTTGGGCAAAGGCTTTATGGGAGGCTGCATCCAGCGTCAGAGGGCCGCAGACTAAAAGGTCCGCGCCTTGTGAGGTCGTCGTCCCATGGGCCCGCCTGAGCAGGGCTTTGGTACGGCTGGCCAGCTCCATCATGCCAAAGGGCTTGGCCAAGTAATCGTCGGCGCCTGCGTCAAGACCGGTGACCTTGTCTATCTCGCTGCCCTTGGCAGAAAGCATCATCACAGGTATATGCGCCAATCCGGGATGGGCGCGCCTCTCGGCCAACAGGGCTAGGCCGTCTTTTCCTGGCAACATGATGTCCAACAAGACGGCCTCTGGCATCTGGCGCCTGCAGGCTTCAAAGAAGCAGTCGCCGTTGGGAAATCCGCAGGCCTCGACACCAGCTGCCTTGAGGGCATAGATGGCAAGATCGCGTATATTTTGATCATCTTCGACGTAGTAGACCATAGCCTGATACACAGCCTTTCTTGGGATATCCCAAAAGCTTAACCAAAGCGACCAGTCACATAGTCGAGGGTGCGCTTATCGGCAGGCTGTGTAAAGAGCTGCTGAGTGTCGCCTGTCTCTACCATCTCGCCCATGAGAAAGAAGGCCGCCTTGTCGGAGATGCGCAGCGCCTGGAGCATGTTGTGGGTCACCATGATAAGCGTGTAACGGTCTTTGAGCTGGACTACTAGCTCCTCAATTTTAGCGGTTGAGATGGGGTCCAAGGCGCTGGTGGACTCGTCTAAGAGCAAGACCTCGGGTTTTACTGCCAGGGCGCGGGCAATGCAGAGACGCTGCTGCTGGCCGCCCGAGAGTCCGAGGGCGCTTTTGTGCAGGCGATCCTTCACCTCGTCCCAAAGGGCGGCATCGCGCAGCGACTGCTCCACCAGCGCATCCAGCGACTCCCGCTTCTTGACGCCATGGGTGCGCGGGCCAAAGGCGACGTTGTCGTAGATGCTCATGGGGAAAGGGTTGGGCTGCTGAAAGACCATGCCCACGCGTCGGCGCAGGTCGTTCAAAGGCACTTCCTGGTACACATCGCTGCCGTCCAGCTCCACGGCGCCGGTGATGGTGCAGCCCGGTACCAGGTCGTTCATGCGGTTGAGGGTCTTGAGCAGGGTGGACTTCCCACACCCCGAAGGGCCGATAAGCGCCGTCACCTGATGGGCGGGAAACTCAAGGTCGATGGATTTCAGCGCCTGAAACAAGCCGTAGCGAAGGTCCAGGCCGTGCACCTGCATCTTGGCGGCAGCGGTCGGATGGGGCTGGGGCGAGGGAGCGGTCTCAATCCCGGAGGCCGCGGGTTTCTCGGCAACCGCATCAAGGGTGGCAAAAGCATTCATGGATGATCTTTCTGATAGGGGGTTTGAGGGCGGCAAGGGGAGGGCAGACGCCGTCGGTGCGCTAAGAGAGGCGGGCATTGAGCCTGTCGACCACCCAGTTGGCGCCGCCGTTGAGCAAGGCCACCAACCCCAGCAGCACCACAGCGGTGGCGTAGGCTTCGTTGGTGTGAAGGCCTTCGCTGGCGAGCACGTACATGTGAACGGCCAGGGTTCGGGTAGAGTCAAAGAGCGCGGCTGCCCCTTGAGTCGCGAAATGGGGGATTTGAGCGACCGTGCCTGCGGTAAACAAGAGGGCGGCCACTTCGCCTACGCAGCGGCCAAAGGCCAAAAGCAGCCCGCCAAAGATGCCGGGCATGGCGCTGGGCAGCACGCAGCGAACGATGGTGCGCAACATGCCGGCCCCCAGAGCCAGTCCTCCCTGTTTGTAGCTTTGAGGCACTGCCAAGAGAGCCTCCTCGGTGGTGCGCATGAGCAGCGGAAGTACCATGATGGCCAGCGTGCAGGCACCTGAGACCAGGGAAAGCCCCCAGCCCAAGATGGTGGTGAAGCAGAGAAGCCCAAAGAGCCCGAAGACTATGGACGGCGTACCTTGAAGCGTCTCGGCCGTAAGGCGCACCAAACGCACGAAGCGGCTGCGAGGCTTGGCATATTCCACCAGGTAGATCGCCGAGGCAATGCCCACCGGCGCCGCGATGGCCAGGGCGAGCAGCGCCATGAGCAAGGTGTTTACCAGCGCGGGCATCAACGACACATTGGTGGAGTCGTACTCCCAGGCAAAGAGCCGAGGCGTCAGGTGAGGCACTCCATTGATCAGGATGAAGCCCACCAACAAGACCAGTACCCCTGCCGAGAGAAGCGCCCCCAGCCATACGCATCCGCGCAAGAGCTTGGCGCTCATAAGGCTTCACCTCGCCTCTTGATGGCACTGAAGAGCAGGCTCAACGCCATCACGAAGACGAACAGCACCACTCCAGTAGCGATAAGGGCCCCTCTGTGAAGCCCTGCTGCGTACCCCATCTCTAGCACGATGTTGGCAGTGAGGGTGCGCACACCTGCGAGCAGCGACTCGGGAACGATCGGTTGGTTTCCGGCCACCATGACCACGGCCATGGTCTCGCCGATGGCGCGACCTACGCCCAGCACCACCGCTGCCAAGATGCCCGAAGCAGCCGCAGGCACCAGTACGCAAAACACCGCACGCTCATGGGAGGCCCCTAGTGCCACGGCCCCCTCGTAATAGCTCTGCGGCACCGCGTCCAGAGCGTTTTTGGAGATCGTGATGACGGTAGGCAAGATCATGATGCCCAACAACAGGGATGCCGATAAAAGCGACAGTCCGTTGCCCGGGCCTAGGACACGCACCCAAGGCACGAGGACCATGAGGCCAAAGAAGCCGTAGATAACCGAGGGAATGCCTGCCAAAAGCTCGATGCCAGCCCTGAGTGGGGCTGCGAGCTTTGGGGTTGCGAACCGCGAGAGAAAAATGGCAGTGAGCACTCCTGCCGGCACCCCTATAAGCATGGCGCCGGCAGTGACATAGACGCTGCCCACAATCATGGGGAAGATGCCAAAGAGATCGTTGCCGGGACGCCAGGTGCTTCCCAACAAGAACTGGGGAAGGCCGATCTTGGCAATTGCGGGGATGCCGTTGGCAAAGAGGAACAAGCAGATCAGAGCCACCGCGGCGATGGAGAAGGCGGCAGCCGTCCAAAAGACCGTTTGGGCACAGGCCTCTTTTAGTTGGCTGGCAAAACGCAGGCGCTGAGGCGAGAGGGATTTGCCATGGGGCTGTGGGAAGGCGTTGGGTCGAGGCTCTGCAAGCGTCGCAGAGTGTTGGGAGTCAACAGACAGGGCCATGGGCTACTTCACCGCTTCGGACCAGGTGGTGACAGTGCCATTGAAGATGTCTTTTACCTGAGAAGAGCTAAGCCCATCCGCGAAAAAGCTCGGCGTCACGATGACTGCGATGCCGTCTTGGGCTATGGCCACCACTTCCAAGGAGGAGCTAAGCTCTGAGTCCTTGAGATCGCGAGAAGACATCCCCACATCGCAGGTGCCTTGGGTAGCCATGGTGATGCCGGTGGTGGAATCCGACTGCTGCACCTCCACGGTCACCTGTGGATTGACCGCTTTGTAGGCTTCGGCCAGCTTTTCCATCACGGGCGTCACCGAGGAGGAGCCGGCCACTACCACCTTGCCCTCTATCTGGCGGGCTTCGTAGGAGGGTGCAGAGGATGCGGTAGGTATGTAGTGGTTCTCGGCCACCACGGCCTGGCCTTCAGCGCTCATGATGAAGTTCTTGAAGTCTTGGGCCGCTGCCGAAGCGCCGTGAGGTACGACAATATTAAAGGGTCGGGAGATTTTATAAGAGCCGTTCTGCACGTTTTCTGGCGTAGGCTCGACGTCGTCGATGGTAAGGGCCTTCACAGAATCATTGAGCGACCCTAAAGAGACGTAGCCTATGCCGGCAGGGTCTCCGGCGATGGAGGTCATCATGACCGAGGTGGAGTTGGTGATAGTGGCTGCAGACGTGGTGGTGTCTACCTTGCTGCCGTCGGCACCCTTCTCTTCGAGGCCAAAGAGCTCGACAAAAGCGCTGCGGGTGCCCGAGCCGTCTTCGCGGGAGTATACAGAGATCTGCTGGTCTGTCTGCGCCTGGGCTTGGGCGTTGTCCGTTGGTTGAGATCCGCAGCCAACGAGTGCCAGCGCGCCCATAAGGGCGGCTGAGGTTGCCAGATGCAAAAACGTTCGACGAGTAGGAAGCGGTGCCATAACGATGCGTCCTTTCTAAGGGGGCACGCCTGGTTTGCGGGTTCTCACGTTGACCTACAAAACTTAAGGAAACCCAGGCGGCCGATGACGCCTCTTAGCATGGAGGCGCTCTATCAAGGGATGCTCAGACCTAAGTAAGGCTTCTGCAAAATTGCGATGAGGCTTTCAAAGCAGTGGCGGGACTTCTGTGGACTAAAAAAGCTCTTGCAAAGCGATGGTCATCTGTACATACTGTACTTATCGGGTATACACAGTATGCTCAACGAGGTGCCCAGAGACGTTTGGAATCCTCGGGCTGCGAACAAGGACGCTTGGGCGCAGCGGGCTTCGCCAGGGACGCCGGGCGAAGCAGTACAGAAAGGACACTCACTTGGAACTGGTGATTTCAAACTCCAGCGGCAAGCCCATCTACGAGCAAATTTGCGAGCAGATAAAAACCGCCATCATGACCGGCGACCTTGAAGAAGGCGAGCAGCTGCCCTCCATCCGGTCGCTGGCCAACAGCCTGCGAGTGAGCGCCATCACCACCAAACGCGCCTACGCAGATCTGGAAGCCACCGGCTTCATCACCACCATGCCTGGCAAAGGCAGCTTTGTGGCTGGCGGCAACAGCGAGCTTTTGCGCGAGGAACAACTGCGCGAGGTGGAGGAGCTCCTTGGCCAGGCGGTGGAAAAGGCTCGCTCGCTGGGGCTTGCCAACGAAGAGATAGATGAAATGCTTTCGCTCGTTATGGACTAGTCTCTATTTGTAAGGAAAGGATTCCAACCATGGCAACCCGTGATCCCACCGCCCCTCTTATCCTGGCGCGTGGGCTCACAAAATACTACGAAGACTTTTCCCTTAAAGCTGTGAACCTGGAAGTGGCCCCGGGCGAGGTGGTGGGGTTTATCGGCAAGAATGGGGCCGGCAAGACCACTACCTTGAAGGCGCTTTTGGGGCTCATCAAGCTCGATGGGGGAGAAGCGCAGGTGCTCTCCTGTCCCAGCTCGCTGCTGGGAGGCGCCCAAGGAAATGACGCCAAGGAGCATCTGGGGGTGGTATTTGACAGCACCCCTTATCCCGGCAGCCTCACAGTGGCCGACGTTTCTGCCATAGGATCCTATGCCTACGAGACCTGGGATGCTCCGCGTTTTTGGGAGCTTGCTCGCGAGGCCGGCCTTGATAAGGATAAAAAGGTCGAGGACCTCTCCCGCGGCATGGGCATGCGCCTGCAGCTGGCCATGGCCTTGAGCCACGACTCGCGAGTGCTGGTGTTGGATGAGGCCACGGCGGGGCTCGACCCCATCGCTCGAGACGAGATCCTCGAGGTGCTTCGCGACTATGTGTCAGACGGCGAGCGCGGCATCTTGATGAGCAGCCACATCACCTCTGACCTGGAGCACATCGCCGACCGCGTGGTATGCATCGACGACGGCGCCATCGTCTTCGACCTGGCCCGCGAAACCATCACCGACGAGATGGGTGTGGCGCACTGCCGCACCTCGGATTTGGAGCGGGTGCAAGCGGCAGGGATCATCGATCCCGATGCCTGGCGGCAGCTTCATAAGGGCATGTCCTGGGATCTTTGGGTGCCCGATCGCTTCGCGTTCCAGGAGAGCTTCCCTCAGATCCCCTGCGACCCGTTAAGCATTGATGAGTACATGACTCTTTTATTCAAAGGTGGCGACCGATAAATGAAACCTGCCTTCCTGGTAGATCTTAGGGTCTATCGCGACTATTTGATGCGCACCTTCCGCATTGCCCTGGTGATCACGGTCTTTGAGATGGTGGCGCTTCAGAGCATGGCGCCTGTGCCTGGCATGATGGGCACGATTCTTCTCATTGGCTGCGCTCAGACCGGCCTCACCAACGATTCCCATGGGTGGGAGTGCGCACGCCTGGTCATGCCCATATCTCGGCGCGAAGTGGTCTATGCCCGCTACTGCATTGCGGCAGCGGTAGGGCTTCTGGCTGCGCTCCTGGGCGCGGTTATCTGCGTGGCGGTGGGGTTGGTGGCTTCCGGCCTGGATCTGCCTGCCGAGCAAGCCGCCGCCTTTGCCCTTACCGCCGAGAACCTAGGCGTCATGGCGCTGTCGTCTTCTCTGATATTGCTTGTAGGCTGTGTGATGTTGGGCATCCTTTTGGCCGTGGGCTTCAAGCTGGGAATGACCAAGACCACCCAACAGCTGCCCTTCATCCTTTTGCTGGTCACTTTGGTGCCTCTGATAATGCTGTCTGCCTTGGGCATGATGGATAACTCGCCGCTAGACGCCCTGGTGGCATCGCTGGGCGGTGTGCTGGACGGGTTGTTTGCCCAAGGCTGGGTGCTCATTCTGACGTGCGTTGCCATTGTGTGCGTAGGGCTTGTGGTGTTGGCGCTTACCGCCCAACTGGCCGCGAAGTTCTACGAGGCCAGAGATTTTTAATTGGTGGCAAGGGCAACGCGGTGCTGGAAGGATATACCGGCTGGACATGGCGCTGAGGAACGGCGCGACTCGAAAGAGAGGCTTAAAGCGGATCCAAAAGCAGGCTGCCTGACGGCTCTAAGGCAGATAGGAAGACGATCACTTTGAGGCTGGGGCGTGAGAGAAGAAAGAGATGGACCGGAAGAAGCTGCTTTGTGTCCTCTGAAAAAGTACTACGTTAGCTACCTTATAATGTA harbors:
- a CDS encoding agmatinase — encoded protein: MDERYCGESFSANPEKRFDLPFTGIASFMKARICPALDELSKLKPDVAILGFPYDLGTSARSGARMGPRAVREASTVYADGLCGLYDPVLDATFLDKGQVIVDCGDVDVSPCESGQSFANLQEAVGRIVDVGAIPMVIGGDHATPIPILRALGPGEDLCVVQIDAHLDWTDSYGGLKESHSSPMRRASELPWVASMVQIGLRGLGSSGPQAFQDARDWGSILVPAPEVRSQGVEAVCAKIPDAPRYYVTVDIDGLDPSLCPGTGSPQPGGLLYEEVREIIRAVCEKGPLAGFDVCEVAPPYDWANQTSLYAAHLMLDAICFATFEKENGSNHLTKL
- a CDS encoding pyridoxamine 5'-phosphate oxidase family protein, with the translated sequence MRKPRPMQRSDRELSREDTLEILETGRFASLATVDADGAPYVIPISYVMMDGKLYVHTGTAHGHFYENVIRDNRVCLTVVGEDAPIQRPGYGATRFASVVAAGRIYNVDNPIRFKQALARLARKYWPKLKKEVGSIINNQLDVTAVWSIELDEVRGKGRHRDEDIF
- a CDS encoding pyridoxamine 5'-phosphate oxidase family protein, with product MTQPYPMQMKHRELSRQEAFEILEEGEFATISTVDPDGTPYGVPVSYVMMDEKLYIHTGKRPGHKIDDFTHDSRVCVSVASELEPIYEDTFFTTRFASAIATGRISRIEDRVTVKQVLAKLCMKYCPQFKKEIGGAIERELDATDIWVVEFDEVRGKAGRRLKRRS
- a CDS encoding sensor histidine kinase, with product MRVRPKGSHKLSRSLFVALFASSLTVIGCFAALFSAFFHFSQEQAAATRLQSVVWQAVQTMGDDPVEQDVDALKLQFGENIRYTLIGEGGQVLYDSHGEVTESHANRPEFVEAQATGASSVVRHSETLDQDSIYAAARMANSCVLRASEIRPSYFAIVQSIAFPLAMTVGILGLLSLGLSRLLARCILAPLNQIDVAYPLAHATYQEIEPLLERIDSQQRQLISQNQELTRAENLRREFSANVSHEMKTPLQVISGYAELLKSGLAPSSDTEKFASIMFDESRRMSALIDDVLVLSRLDDPVQLDLETQEVELLELATAAARRLLPLAEDKEVQLRVLGAPVTIAGNASLLDQLVSNLISNAIRYGRHGGHVTVLVGKNLVDASGSPAPEAYIRVKDDGCGIAPEDLDKIFERFYRVDKSHSKESGGTGLGLAIAKHAADAHGATITVDSHLNEGSLFTVHFPLS
- a CDS encoding response regulator transcription factor, whose amino-acid sequence is MYQAMVYYVEDDQNIRDLAIYALKAAGVEACGFPNGDCFFEACRRQMPEAVLLDIMLPGKDGLALLAERRAHPGLAHIPVMMLSAKGSEIDKVTGLDAGADDYLAKPFGMMELASRTKALLRRAHGTTTSQGADLLVCGPLTLDAASHKAFAQGAEVTLTLKEFSLLQELMEHPGRVLSRSQLLEHVWGWAYTENTRTIDVHIQTLRQKLAQVAPGCDSLIKTVRGIGYALEA
- the pstB gene encoding phosphate ABC transporter ATP-binding protein PstB, with amino-acid sequence MNAFATLDAVAEKPAASGIETAPSPQPHPTAAAKMQVHGLDLRYGLFQALKSIDLEFPAHQVTALIGPSGCGKSTLLKTLNRMNDLVPGCTITGAVELDGSDVYQEVPLNDLRRRVGMVFQQPNPFPMSIYDNVAFGPRTHGVKKRESLDALVEQSLRDAALWDEVKDRLHKSALGLSGGQQQRLCIARALAVKPEVLLLDESTSALDPISTAKIEELVVQLKDRYTLIMVTHNMLQALRISDKAAFFLMGEMVETGDTQQLFTQPADKRTLDYVTGRFG
- the pstA gene encoding phosphate ABC transporter permease PstA, which codes for MSAKLLRGCVWLGALLSAGVLVLLVGFILINGVPHLTPRLFAWEYDSTNVSLMPALVNTLLMALLALAIAAPVGIASAIYLVEYAKPRSRFVRLVRLTAETLQGTPSIVFGLFGLLCFTTILGWGLSLVSGACTLAIMVLPLLMRTTEEALLAVPQSYKQGGLALGAGMLRTIVRCVLPSAMPGIFGGLLLAFGRCVGEVAALLFTAGTVAQIPHFATQGAAALFDSTRTLAVHMYVLASEGLHTNEAYATAVVLLGLVALLNGGANWVVDRLNARLS
- the pstC gene encoding phosphate ABC transporter permease subunit PstC encodes the protein MALSVDSQHSATLAEPRPNAFPQPHGKSLSPQRLRFASQLKEACAQTVFWTAAAFSIAAVALICLFLFANGIPAIAKIGLPQFLLGSTWRPGNDLFGIFPMIVGSVYVTAGAMLIGVPAGVLTAIFLSRFATPKLAAPLRAGIELLAGIPSVIYGFFGLMVLVPWVRVLGPGNGLSLLSASLLLGIMILPTVITISKNALDAVPQSYYEGAVALGASHERAVFCVLVPAAASGILAAVVLGVGRAIGETMAVVMVAGNQPIVPESLLAGVRTLTANIVLEMGYAAGLHRGALIATGVVLFVFVMALSLLFSAIKRRGEAL
- a CDS encoding substrate-binding domain-containing protein, whose amino-acid sequence is MAPLPTRRTFLHLATSAALMGALALVGCGSQPTDNAQAQAQTDQQISVYSREDGSGTRSAFVELFGLEEKGADGSKVDTTTSAATITNSTSVMMTSIAGDPAGIGYVSLGSLNDSVKALTIDDVEPTPENVQNGSYKISRPFNIVVPHGASAAAQDFKNFIMSAEGQAVVAENHYIPTASSAPSYEARQIEGKVVVAGSSSVTPVMEKLAEAYKAVNPQVTVEVQQSDSTTGITMATQGTCDVGMSSRDLKDSELSSSLEVVAIAQDGIAVIVTPSFFADGLSSSQVKDIFNGTVTTWSEAVK
- a CDS encoding GntR family transcriptional regulator, with the protein product MELVISNSSGKPIYEQICEQIKTAIMTGDLEEGEQLPSIRSLANSLRVSAITTKRAYADLEATGFITTMPGKGSFVAGGNSELLREEQLREVEELLGQAVEKARSLGLANEEIDEMLSLVMD
- a CDS encoding ABC transporter ATP-binding protein codes for the protein MATRDPTAPLILARGLTKYYEDFSLKAVNLEVAPGEVVGFIGKNGAGKTTTLKALLGLIKLDGGEAQVLSCPSSLLGGAQGNDAKEHLGVVFDSTPYPGSLTVADVSAIGSYAYETWDAPRFWELAREAGLDKDKKVEDLSRGMGMRLQLAMALSHDSRVLVLDEATAGLDPIARDEILEVLRDYVSDGERGILMSSHITSDLEHIADRVVCIDDGAIVFDLARETITDEMGVAHCRTSDLERVQAAGIIDPDAWRQLHKGMSWDLWVPDRFAFQESFPQIPCDPLSIDEYMTLLFKGGDR
- a CDS encoding ABC-2 transporter permease encodes the protein MKPAFLVDLRVYRDYLMRTFRIALVITVFEMVALQSMAPVPGMMGTILLIGCAQTGLTNDSHGWECARLVMPISRREVVYARYCIAAAVGLLAALLGAVICVAVGLVASGLDLPAEQAAAFALTAENLGVMALSSSLILLVGCVMLGILLAVGFKLGMTKTTQQLPFILLLVTLVPLIMLSALGMMDNSPLDALVASLGGVLDGLFAQGWVLILTCVAIVCVGLVVLALTAQLAAKFYEARDF